The DNA sequence TGTCACACCAgtgtcacacagacaccacgCCACTTTTGGAGGATCGCTGGCATGTTTGAATAACGTTATTCTGAAAGATAGCATAGCACACAATGCCTATCTTTAAATTCACTGTTGTTTCAAATTGTCGGGTTATTCGTTAGGACCACCTGACGTCACAGTAACTTTGCGCCGCCATCTTGCCGACCGATTCGAGCCCCCCCGCTCACTGGACACAATTGTATCCAGTGTGACCACTGAGCGAGCGGCTCGAGTTACATGTTACAACCAGGTTACAACAAGTTCAACAGGTGACTAACGGTAACAGTCATCATGCCAGCTATATGTTGTGCAGTTGGCTGCAACAACAGCCGAAAGAGGAACCCTGAACTCGTATTTTATGGCCTAccaaaagagaaacaaagaagAAAGAAGTGGTTAGCTGCCATTCGACGAGATCTTTGGACACCCACGGTTCACACCCTGCTATGTAATGAACACTTCGTGTCAGGTAAGCTTTCGTCTCAACTTCGTAGCATCTAGGGCTAACAACAAGAGATGTAACATCACGTTTGGACAACCAAGACAACACTTACAAAACTTGATTAACTACTATATCAATCAGTCTACTCATGAGTTTTATAAACATCTTTGTTTTGTAAACATCACGCCTTCTGTAACGTTAAtgcgtttgtgttgtgttagctGTTGGTAGGCTACAGATGGTTGCTGACATTAACGTTAGCACATTTAAAGGAactaggattttggccaaaacgggAACTGCAGTCAATTAAATACTGAAGAGCGTGTGCTCCCCCCGCCCTCCCGTTTGCCAGCTGGCTGCAGGATTCAGCAACAGACGTTGGCTGCTACAATGTCAAGTGACGAGTCCTATAcagtaagtttttttttaatctattaATTATGTTTATGCTTCGTGAGAGGTGTTTTGCGAAGTAATTGCAAACTTTGCCAATTGCGATTAGCTAAATAAAATCGTAAGATGTAAGCTCGTACCCAGTACAGTCTCGAAGCTAGTCTAACTCAAAACGGTAGTAGGCTACAGCTGAGCGATCAGCTGTATTTTGTTTACTTACCctgcacagtaggctacacgtcCATAACGCTAAAATATGTGATGCGAAAGATAACATGACATTTCACTATTTTTGGCTGTAGAACTTGCTTGACGTGCTTTTTATTGGTGTTATGGACGTTACAAACAGTTATTTTACCGTGGATTAGCGCCTATACTTCCAACCCAACCCTAACTTACTGCATAGCCCAAAAGGTAGAGAATGTTTATTTAGAGGTAGGCTAGCACTTGTACTGTTCTCACTTGTTTCAGCCTGATGCAGACCTCAGTTATGAGGTGCCCTTGTCCTAAGTGAGGCTGATGACAGCTGGCAAGGTGAGAGGAGGCGCAGACCAAGaataaggagagggagagggacaagaGGAGTGCGTGCAGGTGTTGGTCCAGGaggcacagagcacagagaaggAGATAATCTAGAGGGAGCTGGAAGAGAGAGTGCAGATGCTGTATATGGTGAATAAGGGACAAATACCCCGATCCCCAAGGCCAGTACACTGGCTTTGTACCCACCATTTAAAACCCATCTACAGTGAACAGTGTACTTCCAGTTATTTATTATTGAATATATGCTTTTGCAAATTATGATTGACTTGTTTGTTTGAAAAGAGCCTTCCTCCtttttttcaataaaaaaaGTTTATTCAGAATAACAATGCTATATTTTTTTATGATGTAGAAACAAAGTAAGAACAATGGTATAATGATACAGGTTACACAGTATAAATAGACAACTAAACTCAGCTGCTCTGTACTGTTGAGACTTTTTAGATTATTGATTGATTATTGAGCTTGTGACACAGAAGGTTACATGGCAATGAACATGGTCAGGGTTGTGAGGCTCTGGAAACTGGGCTTCACAGGTCTTCAGTTTGGAATGCTGATACTGAGgacagcaaaataaaaagtGAAGTTAGTGTATTTCAAACTTGAATGTGTTATGCATGACATCTGACTTGGTGTGTGGCATGTAGCCCAAgatgcaaaataaataaattgccaTTCTACCTACCAAGACCTCTCCTGACTTGGGTGTGCAGGAGTTCCTCAATGGTTGGTGCCGGCAGAGTGTCCACACCGTAAGTGTCCTGAATTGTAAAAAACAAACTACGGTCCACCATCCCCATGTTCATAAACTGAAACAGAAGCGAGACTTTTGCGTAGTTGCTTCCTGAGAGTAGGATGTTGCTTGCCAAAATGAAGTCCCCTGCCAGCATCCCGTACTTCACAGTGGGCTGTGAGCTCCATCTCCACACAGTGTGGCCAACAGTGCAGGTCTGACAACAAATGGGGCACAACTTAGGCTATTTAGCGTCATCAAATACCAACATAAAATTGCTTCCACTAAGTGGAACTGCAACTCTGTAAGCTTAATTGAGTTTCACAAAACCACTGTCAACATATTAACATTGCCTTTAACAGTAATCTACACTTACAGTATTTGCAATGTAGTATGATTACAACACCTACCCATTCCATGATGCTTGCAGTACACCTGCGCGTAATGGAAACTTCAAATGGAGGGCGACAATGACACTCCACTTGGCTGACGTCACATGTGTATGGGCACTTTTGGACTGGAAGCACAAGGAATGTTGTAAGCTGCTTCAAACAGTCCTCATAAGTGATGGAGGCCCGTTTCCCGATTAGGTCATCTTCAGTCATGACATCCAGTGTATCAGGAGAGTCAGGTTGTTGAATTGGAGGTAAGGTGACTGATGGAGGCTCTACATCCGGGATGTCATGTACTGTCTCACTGGCATCTATCACAGGCAGACTGTCAAGGCATGGTGGTGCCTGCAATGATCCACCCAACCTTTAAGACATGAAGGATATACTTCTCAATTACAGAGAGAAAGCCAatcagaaaataaaaaatggcaAATACAGAGAGGCGGTTATCTACAGGGAACAGGAATTCTCTATAACAATCAcatcttttgtctttgtgtttacgtatttcaatgaatgaatgtcaGAGGATATGCTGTAGCCTAAACAATCTGTGAGGATCCAATGGTAACATAGGCTACCGAATACAAATACGAGGGACAGTCCTCATCTTCACTGTCATCTGCTTCAATCTCATCATTACTAACACCTTCACTGTCACCCCAATCAATTCTGGCAAATTAGATAGAATTGTTTTGATTAATACACAGCAGAACATCTTGTTAGATAGTCAAACCTAGTGGAACTTACACACTGTTCATTAGGTAATTTATCAATTCATGAGCTGGGTTTCAGCATCCTGGATGCTCATGTTCTGTAGACTAAAAAAATTGACAGTCACTCAATAACTTTAGACATGGTCATACAGGCCAATTTGCAGCATGTGTAATCCATAATGCGACGAACGAATGAAGAATATTTTTTACCGAGGGAACGTTAGGCTAGTTGTTTTCCACAgcctctgataatgcattgctaatgtTTGCAATGACTGCCATTTTTATTTCCCAATCAATTCATTACCTTTTCAATTcgatgacccacctcctccatgctCTAACGTAGGCTAAAGTTACTTTGCACGGACATGCATAACTTTCTTCCACTGTCATGAACATTTAAAATGTTAATTTACagtaagtagcctacaagtaggCTAAGCCAAACATAAATGAATCTTACCTGTCCAGGAGAAAATTAGCCATGTTGGCGTCTGTCTTGAAATTCTTCTCGGTTTTCGACTGTCTCCATCTGCCAAAGGCATCTCCAATACAAATCCTTGTCTTATTTCGGACTTTGTCACGACGTTTTTCGGATTCGTAGCGAGGTCTTTTAGGTCTCGTAACGTTAGACATGTTTTATCCCACACGTGTGTTGCTGCAGCTGTGGTAACTAGTGCAGAACTGGCAACCCGGATGTCGAAATACTACGGACTTCGTGATTAGCAGATAGGTGAAGGGCGGCGCTTCAGGTCAAAACACAGCTGCCGTTGACAGTGATAGGCCtataagtatttgaaaagaGCATGATTTgttaatgtctagtgacatatcagggtcATTTTTATGAATAATTTAAATGaatttcctacatacggttcctaaccctctggagtctaaatccccccttggggatttgaaaaactgttccaaacacacatctcaatctcttagtcttagaaacatataagtgacaccattaaaaacctttaatcaactagtttccaaatacagtatatatgttttAGAatagaatgtatcaatggcactttgtacaaacaataaaataaattccTAGGAtgtcagtcctctcacctgcagctggcccattcaaaaggcccattctaaatgacccatttagtctgacttttttccaatttgtagtaaaactacttaACACTTTTGAAtattctttttacttatattgagccaacaccattgttttcccagttcaaacttcaaaagtcttatatatatagatatatttatagtgtggtttttttacctttgacctctgacctttgaaaatatgtttttatttttaggaTCAAAACAGGACAATCCTTTGGACCCCGATTTTGTGCCCAGTCTTTTTGATCACACCTcggcgagggagagggaaaagcaACATTATGCCTGCAGAAAGTTTCAGCAGACTCAACTGATGAAGCGCAAGATGCGGGAGACCTGCAGCAGTCTCACTGGCCCTTCAACCACCAATGTGGCTGACATGGAGGAGCACACAGAGGTTACTTCTACTGACCATCACAGTGACCACAATTACTCCAAGGACACAGGCCCTGGCATCATGGAACCATGTACGAATCCATCCTGTCAGGCAACAATGTCAGCACTGGAAAGTGAGTGTGCGCGGCTCCGAGCCGAGGTCCACGAGTTAAGGGCCAGGGCAGAAGAACGGTCCTTGAATCAGGCGGCATTCAAGGATAATGACACCATGGTGCTGGAACTCACAGGCCTTCCATCCTTTGCCAAATTAATTGTATTGTTTAATTTTCTGTCAGATTTTCTTAAAATTGGACAATCTATCACCCCATTCCAATGTTTGATACTAACATTGATGCGACTGAGGCTTAATGTGCCACTTTACTTTTTTGCCTACTTTTTTGGAATTTCTAAGACCACTGTTGTCAGGGTGTTCAATAGTACATTAGATGTAATGTTTTTCAGATTGTCAGACTTAATTTTATGGCCACCAAAAGAACAAATTCAAAATAGTCTCCCAATGTGTTTCAGAAATAACTTCAAGAACTGCACCTCCATCATTGACTGTTTCGAAATATTTATAGAAAAGCCAAGTAACCTGAGATGCCGTGCACAGACATATTCACAATACAAGCACCACAACACAGCAAAATATCTGATCTCTATAACCCCACAAGGTGTCATATCTTATGTATCAAAAGGATGGGGTGGCCGTACTAGTGACAAACACATAACAGAAAATTGTGGCTTTCTGGATAAATTGTCACCAGGAGATGTAATTCTGGCCGATCGCGGCTTCAATG is a window from the Sardina pilchardus chromosome 18, fSarPil1.1, whole genome shotgun sequence genome containing:
- the LOC134063479 gene encoding uncharacterized protein LOC134063479; this translates as MSNVTRPKRPRYESEKRRDKVRNKTRICIGDAFGRWRQSKTEKNFKTDANMANFLLDRLGGSLQAPPCLDSLPVIDASETVHDIPDVEPPSVTLPPIQQPDSPDTLDVMTEDDLIGKRASITYEDCLKQLTTFLVLPVQKCPYTCDVSQVECHCRPPFEVSITRRCTASIMEWTCTVGHTVWRWSSQPTVKYGMLAGDFILASNILLSGSNYAKVSLLFQFMNMGMVDRSLFFTIQDTYGVDTLPAPTIEELLHTQVRRGLVSAFQTEDL